AGTTTGTTTCttaaagtaaatttctttttactacCAACAAATATTTAGTACATTGTGTCCTAGGGCATAGAATATTTTGCCAACTGAGGTTACCATAAAATCTATAATATACAAGATAAGAGTATGCCACACTAACATAGGTAACAGTCATACGGGTGTGTTGCACAAAAGGCTTTGCTTGTGGTTTTCTTGCTAAATTTCAAGACTGTTTTATTACACAAGTCTACATATGTTACTATCCCACATGTTAAAactttcatgtaaaaaaaaacagtttgtttacaaatttatttattatgtaattttcacatTGCCATCATGATTATGCAAAGAccaattaaaaagattttattaatgctctgccaaatcccatggagtgacaagcCCTATCATCATACTTAAtcttgcttatatagaaatgaagcttcatgcaaaatttctaatctatagGTCAGTACATTCTCGAGATAACATGAggacagacatatagacagacagaaatgaaattttccagttCTCGAATGACAGGCTTcgttaacgcttagccaattatTTAATACAGAAATAAGAAATTGACCAGTACGGACAAAATCATTACACTTTGAGTATTTGTCGACTAATGTAGTATTAATTTATGTTGTTTGCTGCGCAAACCAGTTTTGAATGCTATGCAATTTTAAGTGTCTAACTGGGAACACATCCCGACATCCCCACTCCTGTCTCTGCAAGCCAATGACTGCTAAGTCCTATCCTAGGTGACAAGTTATCTGTTGTATAATCTTGTCAGGTAACTGTTCTCACATTCGTACACTCCAGAGATGTTGAGGGCTGAACAAACAGATTagataattgatttttaatatccaTTTAATGATAGTCTTGTTTACAGTGAACTACTTCAGTCAAAGTGTTCAGTGCAGTAGAGACTTTTACCAACACTGACAATTATCAAAGTTGCTGGTAACTATGGTGTTGGGAGAACTGGTTGTTTATTGCCTGTTCAATTTTAGATGggtgtttgttgttttgtttctctTACCATTGACTATTATGTACGATATAATAACAAGTGTTCAACGCCTCTTAGGATCGTTTTCGACGAAAGAAAAGTCAGAGAGTCactttgaaaaaactaaatttgttcaaGACCAGGTAAATGCCTATAATTGAATTTCCCTACTTATGTaactatactaaaaatataatttttatggttgactttattgtaatcaatattaGGTACCGTAACTAATGTTCATtcagtaaaaagtaattttacagcAGAAAGCTGATTAACATTTAATCATATCATGTTAAatgttaatcaaaatatttaaataataaaaataaatataaatataaaatatcagatCTGTTTAGAGTTTTTATTCACACTATGCAATTTAATGATATACAGGATGTTTCACAAGAGGTTAGCACAACTTCAGGATATGATAGTagacacaaacacaaacaaaatagtttatatcaACATGTCCTATCTCGCTTcatttactgtctgtctgtccatgtgtgttttttgtttaaaaactgatatCTCAGAATCTGTTGgagcaaataacatgaaacttggctaattaaaggaaaaataaaaaaataaagtacctATTACcactttccatttaaaaacagtggcattaaaaaattttcaaactttgataTTCCAAAAACTGTTAATTCCACGTAAAAATTGCATAAATAACTATTGATTACAAAAGTAATGCAAAAACTAACAATACCAAATTTGTTAAAATcggttgagaaataaaataattacataagttttaGTGGATGTAAATTAGCATATAATGTCTTGATAATTAATTACctgtatttctttatttgtgtGCAATACATTATCtcaaaataacataaatgttttaaattaatacctaTAGCTTAATTGAAACTCTTAAAATCATGGTTATGCAAATATGCACAATgttggtatttaaaaatttgtatacaatatattttttcttctacAAAATGTTATGGTTGTATCTTATGTTGCTTTAGAATGAAATTATAGGTACAACAATGTAATTAGTACatctcaaaataatttttgatttttgagACTATAGGTATAAAAACTATACATCAagtcttttgttttatattatattcaacaaACCTACATGGGAAAGCAAAGTACTACCATGTGGTGAAgtgttcattaaatttttttcaactcaCAACCATGGTGCAGAATTGGAAATAGTCTGCTTGCTCCAGTGCTGCCAACATTAGAGATTTCAACAGTTACATACCATATACTGATTCAGAATGCAGGCTTTAATGTTTCTTcataaataaattgcaatttgTAAGATTATTCGTTTTTCATTACTGGCAATACCCATTctagatttttatttcatttacattacTGGCAGTACTAATTCTAGATTTTATAAAGGATTTTGGGTACTCAAATGATCTCATCTTACAAGAAATCGGTGGTAATGTGGGAATGGGAAAATAATGTGTAGAAAcgataacattttaacaatattttggcAATATTGATAGgtagattataatataatctttaaaactTCACACTTAACACAGAGTATGTGTCTACAGGTAAAACAATGGAAGAAAAGTGGACAAAAAATGCCCATGTGTACAGGGCGACCTGGATGGAAAGCGATGACCCTACGAGAGCCACAGTACAAGAAGACTATGTACAACATACATATTGATATGgatgaaattattgaaatcaacATCGACAAAATGGTAATCTgttagtaatttgttttatttcatttggtTCTTAATTGAATTACTTAACGGTTGTTAAGTTCAGCTATATtttaccttccacttagtgcagcatctgaaatctaacgctgtgacagatttgacttcTATAGAATCTGGAAGCaatatccatctgaagagatccaaagcagtcggtgatgaagaagctcaaaacgaactctacatcgtttcgacatcagagatacctataCTACAAACAAATTTTACCTAGATGAAGTGATGTTCTCATGTCTCATCATGTTCACTattgaaatggagctaaatttaacatttgtattgaatcaacacttcccaccatTGCTCAACATTATCAGTGGAATTACTTTAGACAAACAAAGAACTgctactaaaacattaaaaaattatcaccCTCAAGTTTTGTCTACAGTAATGGTTTCAAATTGTTTGCTCAAAATATTATCTGGATTTCATGGATACATTTAAAGATAATATGTTCTATTTACAGGTAGTAAAGGTTGAGCCTTTAGTTACTATGGGACAACTGACAAGTAAATTGAAGCCTCTAAATTTAACCCTTCCACTTGTCGTGGAACTGGATGACTTAACCGTAGGTATGTAtgcttttattgtaatttgttgattttagttcaaattaataaggaatttaaaattattaatcgaTTAATTCGAtctgaaatgttttcaaaatgtatatttaggtCTATACGTGTATTTAGGCAAGTGATATTTTGTGTTCCTGTACAGGATGGCAAGATTTAGGAagccacaaattattttattttattttaatatttatagtaaaatatttgcaatTGAATCAGATATAACAAACAGTCCATTTTGATGAACTAATTGAACATTTTTCCCATAAAAAGAAAACCACTGCAGGCTAAAGgtcatttttttatatcaaagagaTATATGTTTAatccaaaaagatttttttgtattatacagtaattattattattgtctataTCTATCTTTCATGAGGAAAAGTAATTGGGCTGATTTTCAtgtcaaagtaaattttatcaaagtaataaacaatggaataatgaagaaatattgcaatttatagaaactatgaaataaaatatatgttaaatgtatgtaaaattatagCTTATGTATGAGgtgtaaataaaactatgtgTTACAGTATGGGGATCGCTGGGGAATGATGGGAAGGGTAAGGATATGAAAGGCAGGAAAGTTGTTAAACGACTGATGGCACAGTACGCACAGCTACTAAATATGGACATGTTTAAGCATATAACTTCTAATTCAAagccataaaaataattaagagtaTCTCTGATGTACttgttctttttataatatagtaatgttATATGTTTACTTGAATAGCATTGGTCTACTCCCTTGACTATTGGTTCCAAGTCCATGACGTCAGGAATAGGGCAGGTTTTAGCTGTACTCCTGACATTTCGGGTTCTACTAGTTAGAACATGTCATTTACAGGAAGCCATGTGAGCAGAGTTATTTTTTCCTCAGTGAAAAGCCCCAACTTAAATTGATTAAGGCTGGTTTGAGAAGGTTATTGTTGAGAACATTGTGTAATTCTGACTTGTTTTGCACTTTCAGTCTTCACCATAAAATCAAAGTACTCACTTTGGTTTTTAAATGGAGTCTATATGCTTTTGCTATTTCAGTGAAACCGTATTGTTGAATATAccaataaacattgttttattaagtaacaataaaataaaatatgaataacattatagatatttaaattattattattaaggtacTGACAGGGTATTCTTGAAATCATAATGTTGTCcatccgtctgtgtgataactcttgatttAAAGGTGTTatttagagatttgaaacttggtgcataactttttatttgtcaaattctattgattttaagattatAAGGTCAAATAAGAGGCTGCCTGTCTACCCATCTTGATAAATGGGTTCCTCTTCGGCCAAGAAAGAACCCTATTAATTTTGGTGTCAAAGGACAGTCCTTATGTCTGCCAGTCTGTCTGgccatctgtgcgataactctcgaTTTCTATAAAGTCCTAGAAACTTGAGAATAGATTCCTCTTGATCTTAGAGTAAAAACGTACTAAAATGGCAGTCCGTCCCACAAACTGTCCATCTGAGTGCTACCTCTTTTGTTGAAATACAGAGAAATTAATCAAACTAATCAAATGGTAGTAAAAGtctattaatagtaaaatttccCTGTTATAGTATGAAAGTGTATTAATGGCTGACAATAGCATTGGAACATTTTATATGGCTAGAAGCATAGAGGTTTTGTTCCTACCAGATTTGTTGTAGGTTTAAAACTTACACCAACTTATGTGAACTTAGCTAAACCTCAGGAGAGTTGCCTCTGGCTAAGCTTATACGTACTTAAATCTTCACTGGGTACACTCACTATAAACCAATGTGTCAGTTAcagaatcagaatctctttatttcataaactcaAGTTTAGAAAGTGTGTTCTActaacttaaaacaatataatgttaaatatttacagagTTTCATAATTTCTATACAAAAATTCATCAATGGAGTAAAAAGATTTGTCAATGAACCAGACTTTCAGTTTCTTCTTTAGAGTTGTGGGTAGACTATTCTTGAGACTTGTTGGTAGTACATTGAAAAACTTTGCTCTGGCATAGGACGGCTTTCTCTGGAAGAGTTCTAGGTGATGTGCAGGTAGAGTAAACTGTTGGGAATGTCTTGTATTATGTTGATGGATGTGGTTAAATCTCTGTAGATTCTCTTGTACAGCAAACATGATTACTTCAATTATATAGATGGAGGGTATTGTGAGTATTCTCCATTCTCTGAACGCATCCTTGCATGACTCTCTTGGCTTCAACCCACAGCACGCTTTTGTAGGACTAAAACTCTCTAGAGATTCCCTCCTGATGTGCCTACCCAAACCAAAATTCCATGTCTTACACGACTTTCAAAAAGTGCGTAGTATGCGACTTTAACTGCCTCTACAGTGGAAATTGTTCTAGTTCTTCGAATTGCATACAAAGCTGATCCCAGTCTGCTACATAAAAACTCTATAACAAACATTCATCTATAATTACACCCAGATGTGTTGTTTATAGACTTGCTGTAAGTTTGGCAGTGGTGATAGCTCGTCTTTCTTTATTCCCAGTATAAGTTCGTTGAAAACTTTTGATTTCTAGATGCTCTGTGGCGCTATTACAAGTCAGCAaaactgtgtcatcagcaaacattacaGTGTAACCAAAGTCTTAAACATATTTTGGAAGGTCAAGGGTGAAGAGCACAAACAGGACTGGTCCTAGGACAGATCCTTGGGGGACACCTCTCTCCATAGGTGCTCTCTCAGATTTAACAGTTCTCGTTTCTccatttttggtttcttttagtTCACAGAGTTGGCTTCGGTTAGACAAATAGCTGCAAAACCATTTTGCTGACCCCTTACAAAACCCTTTCAAACACCTTAGAAACAGTGGGTAGTAAGGAAATGGACTGATAGTTTTGGACTACCTCTTTGGAGCCTTGTTTGTGCAATGGATAAGCTTTTGTGATCTTTAAACAGGAGGGAAAAATGCCTTCAGCCATAGATCTGTTGATTACTTGTATCAGAGAATAAGAAAGTTCTTCTTTGCAATATTTTACCAGTTGTGATGGAATGTCGATACCTGAAGACAGTGTAGGATTCAATGACGTTAAAATGTTCTGTATTTCCTTAAAAGTTGTAGGTTTGAGATTTTCGAGATTACTGCCTACTCTCCATGGGGTATTATTTGACAATATGTTTGAGGTTGACCTTGGATACAGTCCAATTTTCTGCAAAGCCTTCTCTGCAATGGTagaaaagtaatcattaaaatgaTTAGCCAATTGTAAGGTGTCAACTTTTTTTCCATTGATGTTTAAAGAAGAAGGGGTGAAAGAACAAGTTTTTGGAGCTCTTTcattgtttatgattttccaaaCTGCTTTACTTTTGTTCGATGCTTCAGATATTGACTGTGATTAAGATATATTGCTTCAGATATTGACTGTGATTAAGATATATTGCTTCAGATATTAAGTTATTACGGATGCTTATTCATTTTTGGTCATATGTCTTCTTACTTATATTAGCTGCAAGTCTGCCTTCTTTACCACTCAAGATGTACTTTTGCTGGGCATCTAGAAAACGCTTTTTAAGGACAATCACTTCTGGGTCAACAAAGTTTTTCTTTCGATTGTTAATTGGACCTCGAGACTTTTTTCCGGGCAAATTATTTCAATTGCTACTGCAATGATATTTATAACCTGACAGCAGGATATTTATAACCTCTTCTACATCTGTTGCATCCCTCACTCTGTCGCATGTTTGGATTTCCAATAGATccttaagctgttttaaattttgatcgtTGAAGCCCCTGTAAGTTGATGTTGGTATGGCCTtaagttttgaggaaatttttattttgcagtatTTACATCTGAGCAACTCCATGGATGTCGAGACTAACAGAAGATGTTAAGATATTGAGATCAAAGGGTggattgataggtctagtctactgcggaagatgcCTGTTAGAGTGGGTTGTACTTCCTTAGTGTTAAAGAGAACATGAGAAAATACCTTTTTCTACCCATTTAGACTGTAAGAGGCTGGTGACACGGGTGtacccttcttccaaggtgacacgATGACAGAGATATAGAGCTTGCTATCCCACCTTATAGGATCTCCGACAGGAAGCGGCCTTTActaccaaccttacccatcctgaaaatcATATCACTCTGAAAGCTAGctcaaagatccttttaggattAGTACAATGAGGAGTTTCTCAGGTCTTGTTGTTAGTTAACAAGAAAAATACTAATACCTCTAAGACAGTCCAGATTGtgtttaaaactagtttttaaattgagaaaGCATAAAACCTTTCTAAAACAGGCTATGCTGACAGACCTGTTTTGTAACTAGGTGGACTGATAATGGGCACAGGGATCGAGTCCTCTTCCCATGCTGTCGGTTTGTTCCAACATAACTGCATATCATATGAACTAGTACTAGCTGACGGAAGTTTGGTCACCTGCTCCaaggtaaaatatttgttaaatactactaaattaatgaatttataacatgtaataaataacacaagGGTTTAACTAATATAGATAAACACTCGTAAAATGTCATAGTACAAATAAATGCTCCTATAAGTGTTTTTAGAtcaattatagatatttataaagacTGTAAACAAAGTCTAACATTGCAAACTGTTCATGCAAACATTACTCAAAGATTCTTTCTGAtctacataaattaattactctGCTTCTATGGTTCTTATACAAGTTTCAAGTAATGGATGGGTCATAATCAGTTTTGTGACATAGGAAGCTTGATCTGTGAAAAGTCAGACAGAACTGATGCATTATTGAGATTATTTTCTGTTAGTAGCATCTCTCAAAGGAGCAAAT
This genomic stretch from Homalodisca vitripennis isolate AUS2020 chromosome 6, UT_GWSS_2.1, whole genome shotgun sequence harbors:
- the LOC124365432 gene encoding delta(24)-sterol reductase-like; protein product: MVLGELVVYCLFNFRWVFVVLFLLPLTIMYDIITSVQRLLGSFSTKEKSESHFEKTKFVQDQVKQWKKSGQKMPMCTGRPGWKAMTLREPQYKKTMYNIHIDMDEIIEINIDKMVVKVEPLVTMGQLTSKLKPLNLTLPLVVELDDLTVGGLIMGTGIESSSHAVGLFQHNCISYELVLADGSLVTCSKKEDPDLFYSIPWSYGTLGFLTAVELKIVPAKRYVELTYEPFYSLEEGVQLFEAHSKDTVNNQFVEGIMFSQTEGVIMTGKMVDTTTCYVNVISRWYKSWFYEHVRSFVSKGKTTEAIPLRDYYHRHTKSLFWELKDIVPFGNNLLFRWLQI